AGTTATCTTCGTATCCGTATTGCAGGATATCGCCTTCCTGCCCGGAAAACAGATTATCATCTACAACTGCCACCAGACCATAACCTGAATTATATGAAGCATAGGAATAAAATTCATTGACTCCCGTAAAACTGGGACTTCTACCGTAATCTTCCTGGTAAGCATCAACATTTTCTCCATACCATTTCCACTGCTCATACAGGTCCCCATCTGTATCCATCGGGATCCCACCGGCAAACAAACACTGCGAAATATAATTATTACAATTTCCGCCATATGTGTCATAAACACCATAAATGCTATCGTTTCGCACGACCTCAATGGGGTCAACCCATTTCAAGGCGTATTTTACAGCTGCCTCGCGATCATAGTCATTTTCAGCCTCGGTAATCCTTTCCTGACTCATTCCATTATTAAAACCAAGTTTCTGAGCTTCGTTATCTGCAACAGCATCAAAAGCGCTGTTTAAAAGCTCCTGCTCAGCTTGATAAGGCTCAAGGCCTTCATCCACTGCCGCCTCGATCATCAAAAAACTGTCTTCTTCTTTGTAATGTTCACTGATCATATAACCTGCTGCCGTTTCTACCAGTGTAAAATAATGTTCGATTCCGCTGCTTGAGGAGTCAGTATTCGCCAGAAAAGAAAAATTGACGGTATGATCCTCTAGAACCGATACTTCAATTTCGCCATAGCTTTCTGATACATCAGTAAAGGTCAAACCACATAAATAAGAAGACATTGTCAGGTCATTGCTTTGACCACTGCGAAGCTCAATCATATACTGAAGAGCCGCCTGATTCAACTTCGCATTTTCAGCCTCGGGCTCATAGAAAAGTGTTGTAATATCAGTGGAAGTTAGACTAGACAAATCGTCAAAATTTACTCTGAAAAAATTTTCAATTGGCATTAGAATTTCATCATCAACTTCGACATCACCATCACGAACTATTATTTCAGAAGATTTTGTTTCTTGTATCTCAGAAGGCGTAGTATTACGCTGCTCTTTAGCTACCGTCTCCTCAACTACCACTTCCTGATCAGCGAAGGCATTGACACAAACAACTCCCAGCACCACCATAATAAGCAGACTCATCCCGATGGTTATTCGTTTTTTACGACGTTTTTGTCTGATGATTCTTCTTTTTTGGGGGCTGATTTTTTTCATTTGTTATCCTTTCGTAAAGCATTTGTAACAATTGTACAACTTCCATGTGAAGGTTTTGTGACAAATCATGAGATTTTAAATCTTTATCTCAAAATAATCGCCTTGCTTAATTAAACCTTCTTTCTTAACTTCTGCAAAAATTACATCATCAACAAGTGGACAATACTGTCCCGTTTCAGATAACGCACACCCAAAACACTGTTTTCCGCTCTCCGTTATTTCGATCTCGGCCTGTTCAAAACAAATTATTGCTCCCACCTGCAAATCTCTTTTATCAACATCTGAAATCAGAATGTTGGCAATAAAACGTTTTGTACATAACCCCTGTTCTCTTACTTCTCCTAAAGAACCGGCTACACTTTTTGTCATCAGACTTAATTGTCTGCTGCCTTTTTTTCCATGAAAATCATTTTGTATGCCAAAATCTTTAATCAACCTAACTGGTTTGTAAAGATCTTCGGTTACCCCTTTACTGATACTTCTTGTTATTTGCACAATATTGCCACTAGTCATATTAATTCACCTCGTTTATATTATTGTACCTAAATTCAGACAAAAAGAAAACCGTGAAAAAAGTCATTTAACTTTGTTCACGGTTATATTATATGATTAAATACAGCTTTGGTGGTGCCCAGAGGCGGAATCGAACCACCGACACGAGGATTTTCAGTCCTCTGCTCTACCGACTGAGCTATCTGGGCATAAAATGGTGGGCCTTCAGGGGCTCGAACCCCGGACCTACCGGTTATGAGCCGGTTGCTCTAACCAACTGAGCTAAAGGCCCCCACAAATGTTCATAAAAAAATGGTCGAGGTGAGAGGATTCGAACCTCCGGCCCCATGGTCCCAAACCATGTGCGCTACCAAACTGCGCTACACCTCGATACAACGTTGTTATTATAACAAATTGCTTTGTTAGTGTCAAGCACTTTTTTATTTTCTTTTCAGAAAATCATCCGAATCACTTGACGACTTGCTTATTTTAGCACAATAACATTACCCATTGCAATACTTTTTTTTCATTTTTTTATATTTTTTTTATTCACGAATATCTTTTTTCTTTTGTTTCTGCCTCTTTAAGAAAATCGCCTCCGTTCGGTCGATCAGCCAGATTGATGTAT
This genomic interval from Eubacteriaceae bacterium ES3 contains the following:
- a CDS encoding amidase domain-containing protein, translated to MKKISPQKRRIIRQKRRKKRITIGMSLLIMVVLGVVCVNAFADQEVVVEETVAKEQRNTTPSEIQETKSSEIIVRDGDVEVDDEILMPIENFFRVNFDDLSSLTSTDITTLFYEPEAENAKLNQAALQYMIELRSGQSNDLTMSSYLCGLTFTDVSESYGEIEVSVLEDHTVNFSFLANTDSSSSGIEHYFTLVETAAGYMISEHYKEEDSFLMIEAAVDEGLEPYQAEQELLNSAFDAVADNEAQKLGFNNGMSQERITEAENDYDREAAVKYALKWVDPIEVVRNDSIYGVYDTYGGNCNNYISQCLFAGGIPMDTDGDLYEQWKWYGENVDAYQEDYGRSPSFTGVNEFYSYASYNSGYGLVAVVDDNLFSGQEGDILQYGYEDNWMHSVIVTNVVEDDSGDIVDYLINSNTTDRINYPASAYGYPQMRIIKIVGWNDEEL